In Syngnathus acus chromosome 5, fSynAcu1.2, whole genome shotgun sequence, a genomic segment contains:
- the med20 gene encoding mediator of RNA polymerase II transcription subunit 20, with product MGVTCVCQVPVAEGKSVQQTVDMVHKKLEQLGAVKQGSFCVDCETYHATGSVSGQPSKLLYVMHNSETPLSCMALFENGPCLVADGNFDVLMVKLKSHFQNAKGHKVECRGSRYRYCDFLIKVGTVTMSSSARGISVEVEYCPCVVPGDCWNLMKEFMQSFLGPSVPELPSAFAAKPEGIFAPADCVDTMTQYLELFNKLRKLQIQGNNVR from the exons atgggaGTTACTTG TGTGTGCCAGGTGCCGGTGGCAGAGGGGAAGAGTGTGCAGCAGACTGTGGACATGGTGCACAAGAAACTAGAGCAGCTGGGAGCTGTGAAACAGGGCAGCTTCTGTGTCGACTGTGAGACGTACCATGCGACTGGAAGTGTCAGCG GTCAGCCTTCCAAGCTCTTATATGTGATGCACAACTCAGAAACCCCCCTAAGTTGCATGGCTCTATTTGAGAACGGACCCTGCCTGGTAGCAGACGGCAACTTTGACGTTCTCATGGTGAAGCTAAAGAGCCACTTCCAGAACGCCAAGGGCCACAAAGTAGAATGCCGAGGCTCACGATACCGCTACTGCGACTTTCTCATCAAAGTTGGCACAGTGACCATGAGCTCGAGTGCCAGAGGAATATCAGTAGAG GTGGAATATTGTCCCTGTGTGGTTCCTGGGGACTGCTGGAATCTAATGAAGGAGTTCATGCAATCATTCCTGGGCCCCAGCGTCCCAGAGCTGCCATCTGCGTTTGCTGCTAAGCCTGAAGGCATCTTTGCACCAGCCGACTGCGTTGACACCATGACGCAGTACCTGGAGTTGTTCAACAAGCTGCGGAAACTGCAAATTCAAGGGAATAATGTGCGTTGA
- the bysl gene encoding bystin, whose amino-acid sequence MPKVRKSKGGGENRGQSDTLVDQMLQGDTVRGKDKSRVKLRDDRIESEDKYVNERLSRKILQQARIQQEELQSEYGLPPKKKAPVTVLGSSSQDADSDEEWPELGATVGKDDANAVYDTEVVVDPDDEKAMEMFMNKNPPMRRTLADIIMEKITEKQTEVGTVMSEVSGCPMKQLDPRVVEVYRGVNKVLSKYRSGKLPKAFKIIPALSNWEQVLYLTEPETWTAAAMYQATRIFSSNLKERMAQRFYNLVVLPRVRDDIAEYKRLNFHLYSALKKALFKPGAWFKGILIPLCESGTCTLREAIIIGSILTKCSIPVLHASATMLKLAEMEYNGANSIFLRLLLDKKYALPFRVLDALVAHFLSFRSEKRVLPVLWHQSLLTLAQRYKADLASEQKTALLELLKIQTHPQISAEIRRELQNSESRDIEIGIPANIDMD is encoded by the exons ATGCCTAAAGTGAGAAAATCTAAAGGAGGAGGTGAAAACCGGGGGCAGTCGGACACGCTGGTTGACCAGATGCTACAGGGCGACACGGTTCGAGGGAAAGACAAAAGCCGAGTGAAGCTTCGGGACGATCGGATTGAGAGCGAAGACAAGTACGTGAACGAACGTCTGTCCAGGAAGATCCTGCAACAAGCCAGGATTCAGCAAGAGGAACTCCAGAGCGAATATGGCCTGCCGCCAAAGAAGAAAGCACCCGTCACTGTTCTTG GTTCCTCATCTCAGGATGCAGATTCAGACGAGGAGTGGCCAGAGCTGGGAGCAACAGTTGGTAAAGATGATGCCAACGCTGTGTATGACACCGAAGTTGTGGTCGACCCTGATGACGAGAAAGCGATGGAGATGTTCATGAATAAGAATCCCCCAATGAG GCGAACACTAGCGGACATTATAATGGAGAAGATAACAGAAAAACAGACCGAAGTGGGAACAGTGATGTCAGAAGTATCTGGCTGTCCAATGAAACAACTCGACCCCAGAGTAGTAGAAGTGTACAGAGGTGTCAATAAG GTCCTGTCAAAATATCGCAGTGGAAAGTTGCCAAAGGCTTTCAAAATAATACCAGCGCTTTCGAACTGGGAGCAGGTCCTGTATTTGACTGAGCCTGAGACCTGGACGGCAGCTGCCATGTATCAAGCGACACG AATCTTCTCCTCTAATCTGAAAGAGCGAATGGCCCAGAGATTTTACAATTTGGTGGTGTTGCCCAGAGTTCGGGATGATATTGCAGAGTACAAGAGACTGAACTTTCATCTTTATAGTGCTCTGAAGAAAGCCTTGTTCAAACCGGGTGCCTGGTTTAAAG GTATATTGATACCGCTGTGTGAATCTGGGACATGCACTCTCAGAGAGGCAATCATCATTGGAAGCATCCTGACAAAGTGTTCTATTCCTGTGCTCCACGCCAG TGCCACGATGCTCAAATTGGCAGAGATGGAGTATAACGGTGCCAACAGCATTTTCCTGCGTCTGTTGCTCGACAAGAAATACGCCCTGCCTTTCCGTGTGCTGGATGCCTTGGTGGCTCACTTCCTGTCTTTCCGCAGCGAAAAACGAGTGCTTCCTGTGCTCTGGCATCAGAGTTTACTCACACTAGCTCAGCGCTACAAGGCTGACCTGGCCTCCGAACAGAAGACAGCGCTGCTGGAGCTGCTCAAGATACAAACCCACCCTCAGATCTCGGCAGAGATTCGTAGAGAACTGCAAAACTCTGAGTCACGGGATATTGAGATCGGAATCCCCGCTAACATTGATATGGACTGA